From a region of the Sandaracinaceae bacterium genome:
- a CDS encoding tetratricopeptide repeat protein → MRLSSSLPRAALPSVFLWLTLLACGAPDPEAERPEALADEPPAAPAAAPLVSARPDAGVSLPRPPGALGPSHVEVHGSVPLSPDALAEFMRTEDCAACHQEIAASWASSAHARSSFDNPFYRASIERFRAARGEEASRFCAGCHDPALLLSGVIDQPTIPADERASAGIPCRLCHGVTEARADGNGSYVWSAEPIPLPDPADPVQVAAHRARVGTDVLRSTVLCGSCHRSFAGHEIGSPHHFNGIDDLGAFGTSAFGGAHGDSLEADVEPSTCRGCHMQREPATHDMAADNGSVPSHRFAGAHLSLTTDPAQHAAVRARLQDVVRIDIPAGSVDGRRRLPLEGSPARSGSRVTLDVVIRNLGVGHRFPGGTRDLQDTFVELRIVDASGALVAEAGTQHAESGDDPTAFGLRAVPLDAQALPEELHDVHDFVVAGFDRSLAARDATVVRYEVTLPELSRAAWPLRVEALLRHRRHPMEFSRIACEASRTEAGQAFRALSPDGVDPCTPEPITNLARAVVFFGAGSTARAGEGGATAPLAERFFDHALGLSRELQEHLDDARASLDAAQRALGAAGNPRRRAAIHLLRARVAGAQGRTDEALREAASAERLSPDHPATHRSRGRALAQVWRWPEAAAAFGEVVRLSPGDTIALREWTRALGSARQDEQAVLASRQGLARAPRDADMLRTQALSLPDGHAHAREARDASLTYRVPDEAPHMLRTCEEADPTCARDRLPVPRVVMRRP, encoded by the coding sequence ATGCGCCTTTCTTCTTCGCTGCCCCGCGCCGCGCTCCCGAGCGTGTTTCTCTGGCTGACCCTGCTGGCGTGCGGTGCCCCCGACCCCGAGGCGGAGCGTCCCGAGGCGCTCGCCGACGAGCCTCCTGCCGCGCCGGCAGCGGCGCCACTCGTGTCCGCGCGCCCCGACGCGGGCGTCTCGCTGCCACGCCCCCCAGGTGCCCTCGGCCCGTCGCACGTGGAGGTGCACGGCAGCGTGCCGCTCTCGCCCGACGCCCTGGCCGAGTTCATGCGCACCGAGGACTGCGCGGCCTGCCACCAGGAGATCGCGGCCTCGTGGGCCAGCAGCGCACACGCCCGCTCCAGCTTCGACAACCCGTTCTACCGCGCCTCCATCGAGCGCTTCCGGGCGGCGCGCGGCGAAGAAGCCAGCCGCTTCTGCGCGGGATGCCACGACCCGGCGCTGCTGCTTTCCGGCGTCATCGACCAGCCCACCATCCCGGCCGACGAGCGCGCCAGCGCGGGCATCCCCTGCCGGCTCTGCCACGGGGTGACCGAGGCGCGCGCCGACGGCAACGGCAGCTACGTGTGGAGCGCCGAGCCCATCCCCCTGCCCGACCCGGCCGACCCTGTGCAGGTGGCCGCCCACCGCGCGCGCGTGGGCACCGACGTGCTGCGCAGCACGGTGCTGTGTGGCTCGTGTCATCGCTCGTTCGCGGGCCACGAGATTGGCAGTCCGCACCACTTCAACGGCATCGACGACCTGGGCGCGTTCGGTACGTCGGCGTTCGGCGGGGCCCACGGCGACAGCCTCGAGGCCGACGTCGAGCCCAGCACCTGCCGGGGCTGTCACATGCAGCGCGAGCCCGCCACGCACGACATGGCGGCCGACAACGGCAGCGTGCCGTCGCACCGCTTCGCCGGCGCACACCTGAGCCTGACCACCGATCCGGCGCAGCACGCGGCCGTCCGGGCGCGCCTGCAGGACGTGGTGCGCATCGACATTCCAGCGGGCAGCGTGGATGGGCGGCGCCGCCTGCCGCTCGAGGGCTCTCCGGCGCGCTCGGGCTCGCGCGTCACGCTGGACGTGGTCATCCGCAACCTGGGCGTGGGTCACCGCTTTCCGGGTGGCACCCGCGACCTCCAGGACACCTTCGTGGAGCTGCGCATCGTGGACGCCTCGGGCGCGCTGGTGGCGGAGGCCGGCACGCAGCACGCCGAGAGCGGCGACGACCCCACCGCCTTCGGGCTGCGCGCCGTGCCGCTGGACGCGCAGGCCCTCCCGGAAGAGCTGCACGACGTGCACGACTTCGTGGTGGCAGGCTTCGACCGCTCGCTCGCCGCGCGCGACGCCACGGTGGTGCGCTACGAGGTCACGCTGCCCGAGCTGAGCCGCGCGGCCTGGCCCCTGCGGGTGGAGGCGCTGCTGCGCCACCGGCGGCACCCCATGGAGTTCTCGCGCATCGCCTGCGAGGCGTCGCGCACCGAGGCCGGGCAGGCGTTCCGCGCCCTCTCGCCAGATGGCGTGGACCCGTGCACGCCCGAGCCCATCACCAACCTCGCGCGGGCCGTGGTGTTCTTCGGTGCGGGCAGCACCGCGCGAGCGGGGGAGGGCGGCGCCACCGCGCCCCTCGCCGAGCGCTTCTTCGACCACGCTCTCGGGCTGTCCCGCGAGCTGCAAGAGCACTTGGACGACGCGCGCGCCAGCCTGGACGCGGCTCAACGGGCCTTGGGTGCCGCAGGCAACCCGCGAAGGCGCGCGGCCATCCATCTGCTGCGGGCACGGGTGGCCGGCGCTCAGGGCCGCACAGACGAAGCCCTGCGTGAGGCGGCCAGCGCCGAGCGCCTGTCGCCCGACCACCCCGCCACGCACCGCTCGCGCGGACGGGCGCTGGCGCAGGTCTGGCGCTGGCCCGAGGCCGCCGCTGCGTTTGGGGAGGTGGTGCGGCTCTCGCCAGGCGACACCATCGCGCTCCGCGAGTGGACCCGCGCGCTCGGCAGCGCTCGGCAGGATGAGCAGGCCGTGCTGGCCAGCCGACAAGGCCTCGCCCGCGCCCCGCGCGACGCCGACATGCTCCGCACGCAGGCGCTCTCCCTGCCGGACGGACACGCCCACGCGCGAGAGGCGCGCGATGCATCGCTGACCTACCGGGTGCCCGACGAGGCGCCGCACATGCTGCGCACCTGCGAGGAGGCAGACCCCACCTGCGCCCGCGACCGCTTGCCCGTCCCGCGGGTGGTCATGCGGCGGCCTTGA
- a CDS encoding OmpA family protein, which yields MLRQLALVALFSLSLLPSLASAQSSRLRTGGMNLEMFRPAIDSRGHLTINGTDIMPENRLSFGLVLDAGFNVLQFDGGVNDNLEEGGRTDHIVDQAITGTILVNVGIANWAVVGIQVPIQVMNGEAVSIPGSYGWADPASNPIRGLSYQGLGDISIHGKVRLLRAERDPVGLAVVARIGLPTGNDSRFAGDPSVSLWPSVVMEARTSPDQSFNGLSRIRFSLEFGYRAVFGDGASFPIYGETNVRGMTNGLVSDYVLDSGTNLRYDDLMTFGAGASFRLARTLDLVTEVYGTQIASEIGTRGALSLEALVGFKLFVQSHSYLMLGGGAGIPTNPDGRGFQSAQWRAMLAFIYEPPIGDRDGDGIMDDIDDCPNDPEDFDEFLDEDGCPELDNDNDGILDDVDDCPMIPEDQDGDNDDDGCPEGNDSDRDGDGITDDVDQCPDQAEDRDQFQDDDGCPDLDNDEDGILDTEDLCPNDPEDIDAFDDADGCPDLDNDHDRILDNDDQCPDEPEVYNGTEDQDGCPDEGSVIFDDNSLIILDKIYFETNSAQILSRSFAILDAVAATLIGNPQIRLIEVQGHADERGNDAHNLQLTQDRAASVVEALVQRNVPRDRLRSAGYGELCPVNPASNRAAYEENRRVEFKVIETDEGPTGVQVACDAAANLHQR from the coding sequence ATGTTGCGCCAACTCGCACTCGTCGCCCTGTTTTCGCTGTCTCTTCTCCCCAGTCTCGCTTCGGCGCAGTCGAGCCGTCTCCGCACGGGCGGCATGAACCTCGAGATGTTCCGCCCCGCGATCGACTCGCGCGGCCACCTCACCATCAACGGCACCGACATCATGCCGGAGAACCGGCTGAGCTTCGGCTTGGTGCTGGACGCGGGCTTCAACGTCCTGCAGTTCGACGGCGGCGTTAACGACAACCTCGAGGAGGGGGGTCGCACCGACCACATCGTCGACCAGGCCATCACCGGGACCATCCTGGTCAACGTGGGCATCGCCAACTGGGCGGTGGTCGGCATCCAGGTGCCCATTCAGGTGATGAACGGCGAAGCCGTCTCCATCCCTGGCTCGTATGGCTGGGCCGATCCGGCGAGCAACCCCATCCGAGGCCTCAGCTATCAGGGCCTGGGCGACATCTCGATCCACGGCAAGGTGCGCCTGCTGCGCGCCGAGCGCGACCCGGTCGGCTTGGCCGTGGTGGCGCGCATCGGCTTGCCCACGGGCAACGACAGCCGCTTCGCAGGCGACCCCAGCGTCAGCTTGTGGCCCTCGGTGGTCATGGAGGCGCGCACGAGCCCGGACCAGAGCTTCAACGGGCTGTCGCGCATCCGCTTCTCGCTCGAGTTCGGCTACCGCGCGGTGTTCGGTGACGGGGCCAGCTTCCCCATCTATGGAGAGACCAACGTCCGCGGCATGACGAACGGTCTCGTGTCCGACTACGTCCTCGATTCCGGAACGAACCTCCGCTACGACGACCTGATGACCTTCGGCGCGGGCGCGAGCTTCCGTCTCGCCCGTACGCTCGACCTGGTCACCGAGGTCTACGGCACCCAGATCGCCAGCGAGATTGGCACGCGGGGCGCGCTGTCGCTCGAGGCGCTGGTGGGCTTCAAGCTGTTCGTGCAGTCCCACAGCTACCTGATGCTCGGCGGCGGCGCGGGCATCCCCACCAACCCGGACGGGCGTGGGTTCCAGTCGGCGCAGTGGCGCGCGATGCTGGCCTTCATCTACGAGCCGCCCATTGGTGACCGCGACGGCGACGGCATCATGGACGACATCGACGACTGCCCGAACGACCCGGAGGACTTCGACGAGTTCCTGGACGAAGACGGCTGTCCCGAGCTGGACAACGACAACGACGGCATCCTGGACGACGTTGACGACTGCCCGATGATCCCCGAGGACCAGGACGGCGACAACGACGACGACGGCTGCCCCGAGGGCAACGACAGCGACCGCGACGGCGACGGCATCACCGACGACGTGGACCAGTGCCCGGACCAAGCCGAGGACCGCGACCAGTTCCAGGACGACGACGGCTGTCCGGACCTCGACAACGATGAAGACGGCATCCTCGACACCGAGGACCTGTGCCCGAACGACCCCGAGGACATCGACGCGTTCGATGACGCGGACGGCTGCCCGGATCTCGACAACGACCACGACCGCATCCTGGACAACGACGACCAGTGTCCGGACGAGCCCGAGGTCTACAACGGCACCGAGGACCAGGACGGCTGCCCGGACGAGGGGTCGGTCATCTTCGACGACAACTCGCTCATCATCCTCGACAAGATCTACTTCGAGACGAACAGCGCCCAGATCCTGAGCCGCTCGTTCGCCATCCTGGACGCCGTGGCGGCCACGCTCATCGGCAACCCGCAGATCCGGCTCATCGAGGTGCAGGGTCACGCCGACGAGCGCGGCAACGACGCCCACAACCTGCAGCTGACGCAGGACCGTGCGGCCTCCGTGGTGGAGGCGCTGGTGCAGCGCAACGTGCCGCGCGACCGCCTGCGCAGCGCGGGTTACGGCGAGCTGTGCCCGGTGAACCCGGCCAGCAACCGGGCCGCCTATGAAGAGAACCGTCGCGTGGAGTTCAAGGTCATCGAGACGGATGAGGGCCCGACCGGGGTCCAGGTGGCCTGCGACGCGGCCGCCAACCTCCACCAGCGCTGA
- a CDS encoding aspartate 1-decarboxylase encodes MRRRMFLGKIHRATVTHADLDYEGSVTVDERLLEAAGILEHEEVHIWNVTRGTRLATYALRGPRDSGVICVNGAAAHLMRPGDIAIIATFGEMTDEEAREHTPKVVLVDAQNRMTDMAKERPGPMMPRHIDELAN; translated from the coding sequence ATGCGCCGACGCATGTTTCTCGGGAAGATCCACCGGGCCACCGTGACGCACGCCGATCTCGACTACGAAGGTAGCGTGACGGTGGACGAGCGGCTGCTGGAGGCCGCCGGTATCCTCGAGCACGAGGAGGTCCACATCTGGAACGTCACGCGCGGCACGCGCCTGGCCACCTACGCGCTGCGTGGCCCTCGTGACTCCGGCGTCATCTGCGTCAACGGCGCAGCCGCCCACCTCATGCGCCCCGGCGACATCGCCATCATCGCCACGTTCGGCGAGATGACCGACGAAGAGGCGCGCGAGCACACGCCCAAGGTCGTCCTGGTGGACGCTCAGAACCGCATGACCGACATGGCCAAGGAGCGCCCGGGCCCCATGATGCCGCGTCACATCGACGAGCTCGCCAACTGA
- a CDS encoding sugar kinase — translation MSPILVVGSVAFDTLHNAQGSFPRVLGGSAVYASICASLLSQVRLVGVVGNDYPESATSMLSGRGIDLTGLEVAAGETFHWEGRYTDDLTSRESIRTELNVFAEFQPKIPPAFAESPFVMLANIQPDLQISVLDQIRAPRLVVADTMNLWIDIARPALERLLKRVDVLIINEEEARQLTGRHHLVEVQRALLELGPTTVIVKQGEYGAWLFQPGIAFHAPAFPLESVVDPTGAGDSFAGGFLGYLARENDITLPTLRRAVVVGSALASYCVEGIGPSRLVEVTMADVDARVAAFGDLVRV, via the coding sequence ATGTCGCCCATCCTCGTCGTCGGTTCCGTGGCGTTCGACACGCTACACAACGCCCAAGGCTCCTTCCCGCGCGTGCTCGGGGGGTCGGCCGTCTACGCCTCCATCTGCGCCTCGCTGCTGAGCCAGGTGCGCCTGGTCGGCGTGGTCGGCAACGACTACCCGGAGAGCGCCACCAGCATGTTGAGCGGCCGCGGCATCGACCTGACCGGCCTCGAAGTGGCCGCGGGAGAGACCTTCCACTGGGAGGGCCGCTACACGGACGACCTCACCAGCCGCGAGAGCATCCGCACGGAGCTCAACGTCTTCGCCGAGTTCCAGCCGAAGATCCCCCCGGCCTTCGCGGAGAGCCCGTTCGTGATGCTGGCCAACATCCAACCGGACCTGCAGATCTCCGTGCTGGACCAGATCCGGGCGCCCCGGCTGGTGGTGGCCGACACCATGAACCTGTGGATCGACATCGCCCGCCCGGCGCTCGAGCGGCTGCTGAAGCGGGTGGACGTGCTCATCATCAATGAAGAGGAGGCGCGCCAGCTCACCGGGAGGCACCACCTGGTGGAGGTCCAGCGGGCGCTCTTGGAGCTGGGGCCCACCACCGTGATCGTGAAGCAGGGCGAGTACGGCGCCTGGCTGTTCCAGCCCGGCATCGCATTCCATGCGCCCGCTTTCCCGCTCGAGTCCGTGGTGGATCCCACGGGCGCCGGCGACTCGTTCGCGGGCGGCTTCCTCGGTTACCTGGCGCGCGAGAACGACATCACCCTACCCACCCTGCGGCGTGCGGTGGTGGTCGGGTCGGCGCTGGCCTCGTACTGCGTGGAGGGCATCGGGCCCAGCCGGCTGGTGGAGGTCACCATGGCCGACGTGGACGCGCGGGTGGCTGCGTTCGGCGACCTGGTCCGCGTCTGA
- a CDS encoding PDZ domain-containing protein — MTTRPFVFAALRVLVLALVTGLVGMGLLLSLSVGGCSMFGGSDEVGGILVRLGYSETSGLRVAEVPAGPAMRAGLREDDRITRIDGDDVSRMPMREIVERLRGPIGSTVEIEVVRDGEFQTFTVERSAYQRD, encoded by the coding sequence GTGACCACCCGGCCGTTCGTCTTCGCCGCGCTGCGGGTGCTCGTTCTGGCTCTGGTGACGGGGCTCGTGGGGATGGGGCTGCTGCTGAGCCTGTCCGTGGGCGGGTGCAGCATGTTCGGCGGCAGCGACGAGGTGGGCGGAATCCTGGTGCGCTTGGGCTACTCGGAGACCAGCGGGCTGCGCGTGGCCGAGGTGCCGGCGGGCCCGGCCATGCGCGCCGGGCTGCGCGAGGACGACCGCATCACGCGCATCGACGGCGACGACGTGTCCCGCATGCCCATGCGCGAGATCGTGGAGCGCCTGCGCGGCCCCATCGGCAGCACGGTCGAGATCGAGGTCGTCCGCGACGGGGAGTTCCAGACCTTCACGGTGGAACGCTCCGCCTATCAGCGGGACTGA
- a CDS encoding site-2 protease family protein has protein sequence MSRRPLLDGWPLALVLMGVTWYSVFSAGQGHEGADTLAAGWTFAVPLMAILTAHEFGHYIAARLHGVDISPPYFIPFPNFFGTMGAVIAMRARIPSRNALLDIGAAGPLAGMAVAIPVLVVGMLESPIAPSPPRGTLGPAGALGIPEVVGGYLQEGHSLFYDLMLLLVRGGIPEGHDIHLTPTALAGWAGLLVTMINLLPVGQLDGGHVAYALLGPAQDRYSRLVLRALPVLAVLSSALLVLRGWLLNHGPGSLVGNVMAGFPWLVWWVVLKLMLRGDNANHPPTDDDTLSPGRRKVAWLTLALFPLLFMPAWLRAQ, from the coding sequence GTGAGTCGCCGCCCTCTGCTGGACGGCTGGCCCTTGGCGCTCGTTCTGATGGGCGTCACCTGGTACAGCGTCTTCTCGGCGGGGCAGGGGCACGAGGGCGCCGACACGCTCGCCGCGGGCTGGACGTTCGCGGTTCCGCTCATGGCCATCCTCACCGCGCACGAGTTCGGGCACTACATCGCTGCGCGTCTCCACGGTGTGGACATCTCGCCGCCGTACTTCATCCCCTTCCCCAACTTCTTCGGGACCATGGGGGCCGTCATCGCCATGCGCGCCCGCATCCCCTCTCGGAACGCGCTGCTCGACATCGGCGCTGCGGGCCCGCTGGCGGGCATGGCGGTGGCCATCCCGGTGCTGGTCGTCGGCATGCTGGAGAGCCCCATCGCGCCGTCACCGCCGCGAGGCACGCTCGGCCCGGCGGGCGCACTCGGCATCCCCGAGGTGGTGGGCGGCTATCTACAGGAGGGGCACAGCCTGTTCTACGACCTCATGCTGCTGCTGGTGCGCGGTGGCATCCCGGAGGGGCACGACATCCACCTCACGCCCACGGCGCTGGCCGGCTGGGCGGGTCTGCTCGTCACCATGATCAACCTCCTCCCGGTGGGACAACTAGACGGCGGGCACGTGGCCTACGCGCTCCTCGGGCCCGCACAGGATCGCTACAGCCGCTTGGTGCTGCGCGCGCTCCCCGTGCTGGCGGTGCTCTCGAGCGCTCTGCTGGTGCTGCGTGGCTGGCTGCTGAACCATGGGCCTGGGTCGCTCGTGGGGAACGTGATGGCGGGCTTCCCGTGGCTGGTCTGGTGGGTGGTCCTGAAGCTCATGCTGCGCGGCGACAACGCCAATCACCCGCCCACGGACGACGACACGCTCTCGCCCGGGCGGCGCAAGGTGGCATGGCTCACGCTCGCGCTCTTCCCGCTGCTGTTCATGCCCGCGTGGCTGCGCGCTCAGTGA
- a CDS encoding FHA domain-containing protein, translated as MRDEITIGREEGNTIRLTERNVSRKHARLSRVDGRFVLEDIGSYNGIKVNGSRMGTEVDLGAGDQIVIGDYRIALESEQTDVASGELDINLSGAHDLVPPARLVMLSQPAPGAEFALSKDEICIGREEVMDVWVNHRSISREHAKITRKIRTEGDREVVSFDIHDLDSANGVRVNGQEVFEAALKQGDIVELGQVRFRYVELGEVFSFESGESAALTGASAPAEEEEEEREGLPIIAAVLILGAAIGLAAAIATSGSSSSGPGSNAPAGDPSPTVQTTPDRLDEVDAGPPPRRAPTAAELQEAQAALESCHDGLDAGNLEAALAGAERALQLAPGIEGAEECKLYAAQLLADLEVFARGKAQLEANEIDSAYFTMEQLSAESDLRAAPEFAAAKLAFARQHVTLARDALADNPEEAANQAQMVIQTPDVPRTVLADAQRILTVAQRRMAAGSTEAATPPGGAVVRRDPEEATPPTPDPAAEEQNPMDTARECMRAGDNACVVAALEGGRARSAASLSLLIETYRQMGNQEAARRHMRTFVSRYPDDRRTSNYSAALGN; from the coding sequence GTGCGCGACGAAATCACCATCGGCCGCGAAGAGGGGAACACGATCCGCCTGACCGAACGCAATGTCTCGCGCAAGCATGCCCGCTTGTCCCGCGTGGACGGGCGCTTCGTGCTCGAAGACATCGGCTCGTACAACGGAATCAAGGTCAACGGCTCCCGGATGGGGACCGAAGTGGACCTCGGCGCGGGCGACCAGATCGTCATTGGTGACTACCGCATCGCGCTCGAATCCGAGCAAACCGACGTAGCCTCTGGCGAGCTGGACATCAACCTGTCCGGTGCCCACGACCTGGTTCCGCCCGCCCGGCTGGTGATGCTCAGTCAGCCGGCGCCTGGCGCGGAGTTCGCGCTCAGCAAGGACGAGATCTGCATCGGCCGCGAAGAGGTCATGGACGTGTGGGTCAACCACCGCTCCATCTCGCGCGAGCACGCCAAGATCACCCGCAAGATTCGCACGGAAGGGGACCGTGAGGTCGTCTCGTTCGACATCCACGACCTGGACAGCGCCAACGGTGTGCGGGTGAACGGGCAGGAGGTCTTCGAGGCCGCGCTCAAGCAGGGCGACATCGTGGAGCTGGGCCAGGTGCGCTTCCGCTACGTGGAGCTGGGCGAGGTGTTCTCCTTCGAGTCCGGCGAGAGCGCTGCGCTCACGGGCGCATCGGCGCCGGCGGAAGAAGAAGAGGAAGAGCGCGAGGGGCTGCCCATCATCGCCGCCGTGCTCATCCTGGGTGCGGCCATCGGCCTCGCGGCAGCCATCGCCACGTCGGGCTCGAGCAGCAGCGGTCCAGGCTCCAACGCGCCTGCGGGCGATCCCAGCCCCACCGTGCAGACCACCCCTGACCGGCTGGACGAAGTCGACGCCGGGCCGCCGCCGCGGCGCGCCCCCACGGCGGCCGAGCTCCAGGAAGCACAAGCGGCCCTCGAGAGCTGCCATGACGGCCTCGACGCGGGCAACCTGGAGGCCGCGCTGGCCGGCGCCGAGCGCGCGCTCCAGCTGGCCCCGGGCATCGAAGGCGCCGAAGAGTGCAAGCTCTACGCAGCGCAGCTGCTGGCGGATCTCGAGGTGTTTGCTCGCGGCAAGGCGCAGCTCGAGGCCAACGAGATCGACTCCGCGTACTTCACCATGGAGCAGCTCTCAGCGGAGAGTGACCTGCGCGCTGCCCCGGAGTTCGCCGCCGCCAAGCTCGCGTTTGCGCGGCAGCACGTCACCCTGGCGCGTGATGCCCTGGCCGACAACCCCGAAGAGGCGGCCAACCAGGCGCAGATGGTCATCCAGACGCCGGACGTGCCGCGCACCGTGCTGGCGGACGCCCAGCGCATCCTGACCGTGGCGCAGCGCCGCATGGCCGCTGGCTCCACCGAAGCCGCCACCCCGCCTGGCGGAGCCGTGGTGCGCCGGGACCCGGAGGAGGCCACCCCGCCCACTCCAGACCCGGCGGCCGAAGAGCAGAACCCCATGGACACCGCGCGCGAGTGCATGCGCGCCGGGGACAACGCCTGCGTGGTGGCCGCGCTCGAGGGCGGCCGTGCCCGCAGCGCCGCCTCGCTGTCGCTGTTGATCGAGACGTATCGGCAGATGGGCAACCAAGAGGCCGCGCGGCGCCACATGCGGACCTTCGTCAGCCGTTACCCAGACGACCGTCGCACCTCCAATTACTCCGCCGCGCTCGGCAACTGA
- the mtnP gene encoding S-methyl-5'-thioadenosine phosphorylase, which yields MRTLGVLGGSGLYELEGLEKVEELRMETPFGSPSDVLVSGMLGGTRLIFLPRHGRGHRIPPHRINYRANILALKMAGAEQLLSVSAVGSMKEAIEPGHLVVVDDFIDRTRHRTDTFFDDDGVVAHVSFAEPIDAALAGAVHAACERSGATVHRGGTYLCMEGPQFSTRAESLLYRSWGVDVIGMTNMPECRLAREAELPYATLALATDYDCWHQGHDAVTLEGVLAVMHQNVALAKRVIRELATQLPDPRLSPATSAMATAIITDRTTISAAARQKLAPLVGRYL from the coding sequence ATGCGAACCCTCGGCGTGCTCGGCGGCAGCGGGCTGTACGAGCTGGAAGGCCTCGAGAAGGTCGAAGAGCTGCGCATGGAGACGCCCTTCGGATCACCCAGCGACGTGCTGGTGTCGGGCATGCTGGGTGGCACGCGGTTGATCTTCCTGCCGCGCCACGGCCGGGGCCACCGCATCCCGCCGCACCGCATCAACTACAGGGCGAACATCCTGGCGCTGAAGATGGCCGGCGCCGAGCAGCTGCTCAGCGTGTCCGCCGTGGGCTCCATGAAGGAAGCCATCGAGCCGGGGCACTTGGTGGTGGTGGACGACTTCATCGACCGCACGCGGCACCGCACCGACACGTTCTTCGACGACGACGGCGTGGTGGCGCACGTCAGCTTCGCCGAGCCCATCGACGCCGCGCTGGCCGGCGCCGTGCATGCGGCCTGCGAGCGCAGCGGCGCGACCGTCCACCGGGGTGGCACCTACCTGTGCATGGAGGGGCCGCAGTTCTCCACGCGGGCCGAGTCCCTGCTCTACCGCTCGTGGGGCGTGGACGTCATCGGGATGACCAACATGCCCGAGTGCCGCCTGGCCCGAGAAGCCGAGCTGCCCTACGCCACGCTGGCGCTGGCCACCGACTACGACTGCTGGCACCAGGGCCACGACGCCGTGACGCTCGAGGGCGTGCTGGCCGTCATGCACCAGAACGTGGCGCTCGCGAAGCGCGTGATCCGCGAGCTGGCCACCCAGCTGCCCGATCCACGGCTCAGTCCGGCGACCTCGGCGATGGCCACCGCCATCATCACGGATCGCACCACGATCAGCGCCGCTGCGCGCCAGAAGCTCGCGCCCTTGGTGGGCCGCTACCTCTAA